A single genomic interval of Oncorhynchus mykiss isolate Arlee chromosome 13, USDA_OmykA_1.1, whole genome shotgun sequence harbors:
- the LOC110486615 gene encoding myosin phosphatase Rho-interacting protein isoform X4 produces MSGQKSANPCNKFQANIFHKSKCQNCFKSRELHLPTDHGKDQAKPIYGGWLCLAAEGTDFDNPIQRSRKWQRRFFILYEHGSMSFALDELTSTLPQGTVNMNLCTAVIDAEPKTGQRNALCIITPEQEFFIRGENKEIINGWSEQLVVYPRTFKQNQKMKRKVEPTTSQEPSPAKMAATEPSFSVMKSGDPRLWQGERPSGGPDVAPVWTVTDTDPLGLDETPAGHGSHYLPSASSDSLTFDGSLRLSNGSCISSSVSSLDSVASKGTDTSSDSQPTEPTPYRDHPPANKNNRAERSCYNEPGKDGRSAVGEDLGQAGSRKGRSEARSNQREKLQSCGALRPGQLTVPPPQRRAKSLDRRTSESVMTPDLLNFKKGWMMKLDKEDQWRKYWFVLSADSLRYYKDSFAEENSDLEGEIDLTKCHNVSEHQVQRNYGFQIHTQKCVFTLSAMTAGIRRNWIQALMKNVHPSNAPDVASSLPVHHVPCSPSESLPLPKPDVTQDSSPSSEVPTETVQGPKQSRIRERRREGRSKTFDWAEFSPMALLASEQEVQQETKEPLWMEVGDLERKRRREERRRRYDSMLGFLVGWEMDCDRGGISPRSPRTHQRVQREIEQCWQQVERTAFRQEKTVPLYTESQGKDKEDMGILLETYHRRVEELKGQLAESDQRRLELEAQLSTALGLQHHASLPLEAPMCPEADLPSLKSLTDMYRETRELLQQQELKKQNIQEQLQEQLGLVLSSAPLEKHSSPGTHPSPPPSIWLHDTEGNLQGLEDLFPDCSISVNTPVMSPTSDTELSSYSVPQNGSENRGPNLGSETSSQTQFENGSHRQTSIPESHTKSCAWSPDSLSMGETQERANSVRIDNLLCCETPRPTEEYVDPDQAIVMRRLSQEVELLSSQNEALNQRNQEMLNQLTEADREIERLKAELITQYSGPQFLPEAEQHSQTKVKGLEKELHRRDEQLQEAQSLLASMDQRLKETEVQLREDTFKDLGFPAEEDDDDDDDEEEEAGEENMKTHHLGEKEREHLQQCLQAMEAKQLELERQLQHTEQTCRELQAHNTQLREAEQLYSQRAMEAEADIVRFNEEVEKERTVEKESRLRCSSEGKWQEEVILDSGEERVQQVMEGIRLMSRTLGRVVQVIDRSGMDVVKMPLDRKCVEVNKTVVRQLQLEEEFWGRLLNSLKVNPSQSNEDKLTDVILSQILEHMVVEKQTLLLAHSLFSHNKKDLNINTGGLDRMNGCRSLRDLDIIGNIAGETGSEMKEEDDDERIWNVYNQHNDTDDFRHFTEITQERIYLLNQIASSVGASANDELQSLAQRLCHFHNVNDPRLASIHCTAMEAFSSYRLSRLNTLHNSTFQETQQGLLIASSPLMCSRCAGLLSENQQLGARRSDLERQGSSSVGLGLTPLRQGEHIDSQQTATQLLDTTSEQKTETPAMNAAGKMDVESPNHGVTAVEEVCWVRRCAEVVEGDFLPNSIESPMIKVESRVDEVESRVDEVESRVDEVEKGIQEVDTDKDVERSTTEPHEEANTLGEEELEIVLSLRGHVKDLEEQLSVMANMKAEHDGRMASLQLKHKEDIEKLKATYEHGFVTMEESQQRIMGELQHRHQQDLQRLQLDTDRLLEEETAATITAIEAMKNAHRAELKREIQNAHRAEVKREIQRACHENNPAGDVNLGEICRQHSEELVSCHRELEVLSQQYSLKCLESSHLGQALEAERQALCQCQQENQDLRTRNQELSGHLAAEITRLCSLAKQDTFPLSQERDVYELEISLRVKESEVQCLKQKITSLKDELQTAHRDKRYATETYKDIYTELSIMRAKAERDLGHLRENLRLAHKALGELSPAVDTDNNECQGR; encoded by the exons ATGTCTGGACAAAAGAGTGCGAATCCGTGTAATAAATTCCAAGCGAACATTTTTCATAAAAGTAAATGTCAGAACTGCTTCAAGTCTCGGGAGCTGCATCTTCCAACTGATCATGGTAAGGACCAG GCCAAACCCATCTATGGAGGCTGGCTCTGCTTGGCTGCTGAGGGGACAGACTTTGACAATCCAATTCAGAGGTCAAGG AAATGGCAGCGACGATTCTTCATCCTGTATGAACATGGCAGCATGAGCTTTGCACTGGACGAGTTG ACAAGCACTCTGCCACAAGGAACAGTGAACATGAATCTGTGTACAGCGGTGATTGACGCAGAGCCTAAGACAGGCCAGAGGAACGCTTTGTGCATCATCACACCTGAACAGGAGTTCTTTATCCGGGGAGAGAACAAGGAGATCATCAATGG CTGGAGTGAACAACTAGTCGTTTACCCACGGACCTTTAAGCAGAATCAGAAGATGAAACGTAAAGTAGAACCCACTACTTCCCAG GAGCCCAGCCCAGCAAAGATGGCTGCCACTGAGCCCAGTTTCTCAGTCATGAAAAGTGGTGACCCTCGCCTGTGGCAGGGAGAGCGGCCCAGTGGGGGTCCGGATGTGGCCCCTGTCTGGACTGTGACAGATACTGATCCCCTGGGCTTGGACGAGACCCCTGCAG GTCATGGTTCCCACTACCTCCCTTCAGCCTCCAGTGACTCCCTGACCTTTGACGGTAGTCTGCGGCTCTCCAACGGCTCCTGTATCAGTAGCTCTGTGAGTTCCCTGGACTCTGTGGCCAGCAAGGGGACTGACACCAGCAGCGACAGCCAGCCCACAGAGCCTACGCCATACAGAGACCACCCACCGGCCAACAAGAACAACAGGGCAGAGAGAAG CTGCTACAATGAGCCAGGGAAGGATGGGAGGAGTGCTGTGGGAGAGGACCTGGGTCAGGCTGGATCCAGGAAGGGGAGGAGTGAAGCTCGCAGCAACCAGAGAGAG AAACTGCAGTCGTGTGGAGCTCTACGGCCAGGTCAACTCACCGTCCCTCCTCCTCAGAGAAGAGCTAAGTCACTGGACCGCAGGACCTCGGAGTCTGTCATGACT CCTGATTTGCTGAACTTCAAGAAAGGGTGGATGATGAAACTGGATAAGGAGGATCAG TGGAGGAAATACTGGTTTGTGCTATCAGCTGACAGTCTGAGGTACTACAAGGATTCCTTCGCAGAGGAG AACTCAGATCTGGAGGGGGAGATTGACTTGACCAAGTGTCATAATGTCTCAGAGCACCAGGTCCAGAGGAACTACGGCTTTCAGATCCAT ACCCAGAAGTGTGTCTTTACTCTGTCAGCCATGACTGCAGGGATACGGAGAAACTGGATCCAGGCCCTCATGAAGAATGTCCATCCATCTAACGCTCCTGATGTAGCCAG CAGCTTGCCAGTCCATCACGTCCCTTGTAGCCCATCAGAGTCACTGCCCCTCCCTAAGCCAGACGTGACCCAggactcctccccctcctctgagGTCCCTACAGAGACAGTCCAGGGGCCCAAACAGAGCCGCATCCGTGAGAGGAGACGTGAAGGGCGCTCCAAGACCTTTGACTGGGCTGAGTTCAGCCCTATGGCCCTGCTAGCCTCTGAGCAGGAGGTGCAGCAGGAGACAAAGGAGCCTCTTTGGATGGAGGTAGGGGacctggagaggaagaggaggcgagaggagaggaggaggaggtatgacaGCATGCTCGGCTTCCTTGTGGGCTGGGAGATGGACTGTGACAGAGGAGGTATCAGTCCCAGGTCACCCAGGACTCACCAGAGGGTGCAGAGGGAGATTGAACAGTGCTGGCAGCAGGTGGAAAGGACTGCCTTTAGACAGGAGAAGACTGTTCCATTGTACACTGAGTCCCAGGGCAAGGATAAAGAGGATATGGGGATTCTGCTGGAGACCTACCACAGGAGG GTAGAAGAGTTGAAGGGCCAGTTGGCAGAGTCAGACCAACGCAGGCTTGAGCTGGAGGCTCAGTTGAGCACTGCATTAGGACTCCAGCATCATGCCTCCCTGCCG CTTGAGGCCCCAATGTGCCCAGAAGCTGATCTTCCCTCTTTGAAAAGCCTGACGGACATgtacagagagaccagagagctcCTCCAGCAACAGGAGCTGaagaaacagaacatacaggagCAGCTCCAGGAGCAACTTGGCCTGGTCCTGTCATCGGCCCCTCTGGAGAAACACAGCTCCCCTGGAACTcacccatcaccaccacccaGCATCTGGCTACATGACACCGAGGGAAACCTCCAGGGGCTGGAGGATCTGTTCCCTGACTGCTCTATATCAGTAAACACACCTGTCATGTCACCAACCTCAGACACAGAACTCTCATCTTACTCTGTGCCTCAGAATGGAAGTGAGAACAGAGGGCCTAACTTGGGCAGTGAAACTAGCTCTCAGACACAGTTTGAAAATGGAAGCCATCGACAGACATCGATTCCAGAATCGCACACAAAAAGTTGTGCATGGAGCCCAGATTCACTGAGCATGGGGGAAACTCAGGAAAGAGCCAACAGTGTGAGAATAGACAACCTACTATGCTGTGAGACACCCAGACCCACAGAGGAGTACGTAGACCCAGACCAGGCCATCGTGATGAGGAGACTATCCCAGGAGGTAGAACTGCTCAGCAGCCAGAACGAGGCCCTCAACCAGCGCAACCAGGAGATGCTCAACCAGctgacagaggcagacagagagatagagagactgaaAGCAGAGCTTATCACTCAGTACAGTGGGCCTCAGTTCCTCCCTGAGGCAGAGCAGCACAGCCAGACCAAAGTGAAAGGCCTGGAGAAGGAGCTGCACAGGAGAGATGAGCAGCTCCAGGAGGCCCAGTCCCTACTAGCCTCAATGGACCAGCGTCTGAAGGAGACAGAGGTACAGCTCAGGGAGGACACTTTCAAAGACCTGGGCTTCCCAGCagaagaggatgatgatgatgatgatgatgaagaggaggaagctGGGGAAGAGAATATGAAAACACACCACCTTGGAGAGAAGGAGCGGGAACACCTTCAACAGTGTCTGCAGGCCATGGAGGCCAAGCAATTAGAACTAGAGAGACAGCTCCAGCACACAGAACAGACCTGCAGGGAGTTGCAGGCCCACAACACACAACTCAGAGAGGCTGAGCAGTTGTACAGCCAGAGAGCCATGGAGGCAGAGGCTGACATCGTAAGGTTTAATGAGGAAGTAGAGAAGGAAAGGACGGTGGAGAAAGAAAGTAGATTAAGGTGTAGCAGTGAAGGCAAATGGCAGGAGGAGGTAATATTGGATTCAGGTGAAGAAAGGGTTCAGCAAGTGATGGAAGGGATAAGATTGATGTCCAGAACCTTAGGGAGAGTAGTGCAGGTGATTGACAGGTCAGGTATGGATGTGGTAAAGATGCCATTAGATAGAAAGTGTGTGGAGGTGAACAAGACAGTGGTCAGGCAGCTTCAGTTAGAGGAGGAGTTTTGGGGAAGGCTGTTGAACAGTTTGAAAGTCAACCCATCCCAGTCCAATGAGGATAAACTCACAGATGTGATTCTAAGTCAGATTTTAGAACACATGGTAGTGGAAAAGCAAACACTCCTCCTAGCTCATAGTCTTTTTTCTCATAATAAGAAAGATTTAAACATAAACACTGGAGGCCTGGACAGGATGAATGGATGCAGGTCTTTGAGAGACCTGGACATCATTGGAAACATAGCAGGTGAAACAGGTTCAGAAATGAAAGAAGAAGATGATGATGAGAGGATATGGAATGTGTACAACCAGCATAATGACACCGATGACTTCCGACATTTCACAGAGATCACACAGGAGAGAATTTACCTGCTCAACCAAATCGCCTCCTCAGTCGGAGCCTCGGCCAATGACGAGCTCCAGTCCCTGGCACAAAGACTTTGTCATTTCCACAATGTAAATGATCCCCGGTTAGCTTCCATACACTGCACCGCCATGGAAGCCTTCTCATCCTATCGTCTCAGTAGGCTTAACACTCTACACAATAGCACATTTCAAGAGACTCAACAGGGACTGCTCATTGCTTCTTCTCCTTTGATGTGCAGCAGATGTGCTGGGCTGCTGAGTGAAAACCAGCAGCTTGGGGCCAGACGGTCAGACTTGGAGAGACAGGGGAGTTCCTCAGTGGGATTAGGGTTGACCCCCCTGAGGCAGGGAGAACACATAGACTCACAGCAAACAGCCACACAGCTACTAGACACTACAAGtgagcagaagacagagacgcCTGCAATGAATGCTGCAGGTAAAATGGATGTGGAAAGCCCAAACCACGGAGTGACTGCAGTAGAGGAAGTGTGCTGGGTTAGAAGGTGTGCAGAAGTGGTGGAGGGTGACTTCCTGCCCAACAGCATTGAGAGTCCAATGATAAAGGTAGAGAGTAGGGTAGATGAGGTAGAGAGTAGGGTAGATGAGGTAGAGAGTAGGGTAGATGAGGTAGAGAAAGGAATCCAGGAAGTTGATACTGATAAGGATGTAGAGAGGAGCACTACTGAACCCCACGAAGAAGCAAACACTCTGGGGGAGGAGGAGCTGGAGATTGTGTTATCACTGAGAGGTCATGTGAAGGATCTGGAGGAGCAGCTGTCTGTCATGGCCAACATGAAAGCAGAGCATGATGGGAGAATGGCATCTCTCCAGCTGAAACATAAGGAGGACATAGAAAAGCTAAAG GCCACATATGAGCATGGCTTTGTCACCATGGAGGAGTCCCAGCAGAGGATCATGGGGGAACTGCAGCACAGACACCAGCAGGACCTGCAGCGCCTGCAgttagacacagacagactgctggaggaggagACGGCTGCTACTATCACAG CAATTGAAGCAATGAAGAACGCTCACCGTGCCGAACTCAAAAGAGAGATACAGAACGCTCACCGTGCCGAAGtcaagagagagatacagagggcaTGCCATGAAAACAACCCTGCAGGAGATGTGAATCTTGGAGAAATATGCAGGCAACACAG tgaggagctggtctCCTGTCACAGggagctggaggtgttgtccCAGCAGTACTCTCTGAAGTGTCTGGAGAGCTCCCACCTGGGCCAGGCcctggaggcagagagacaggctctgtgtcagtgtcaGCAGGAGAACCAGGACCTCAGAACTCGCAACCAG GAGCTGAGTGGCCATCTTGCTGCAGAGATCACCAGACTTTGCTCTCTGGCCAAGCAGGACACCTTCCCTCTTAGtcaggagagagatgtgtatgaGCTGGAG ATCTCCCTGCGTGTGAAGGAGTCAGAGGTACAGTGCCTCAAGCAGAAGATCACCTCGCTCAAGGATGAACTCCAGACAGCCCACAGG GATAAGAGGTATGCAACAGAGACGTACAAGGACATCTACACAGAGCTAAGCATCATGAGGGCCAAGGCAGAGAGAGACCTGGGACATCTCAGGGAGAACCTGAGGTTGGCCCACAAAGCACTAGGAGAGCTCTCACCTGCAGTGGACACAGATAATAATG AGTGTCAAGGAAGATAA